From the Streptomyces sp. KMM 9044 genome, one window contains:
- a CDS encoding SMI1/KNR4 family protein, whose translation MTELFEDSDYYTGPQLDRDMILRAEEDLGVRLPRSYVEVLLLRNGGTPRRRCYPTSFPTSWADDHFEISGIRGIGGSWGIDSTSGRGSSYLISEWDYPEIGVVICDTPSGGHDTVMLDYSECGSEGEPSIAYIDEDRIPRRVALSFDEFLARLVPCLDHSRARAGLMGFGGVSA comes from the coding sequence ATGACGGAGCTATTCGAGGACAGCGACTACTACACCGGGCCTCAGCTCGACAGAGACATGATCCTTCGAGCTGAGGAGGACCTCGGGGTGCGCCTGCCTCGCAGCTACGTCGAGGTGCTACTCCTCCGGAACGGAGGTACCCCGCGGCGTCGTTGCTATCCCACGTCGTTTCCGACTTCATGGGCTGACGATCATTTCGAGATCAGCGGGATTCGAGGAATCGGTGGATCCTGGGGAATCGACTCCACGTCCGGTCGTGGAAGCTCATACCTGATCTCCGAGTGGGATTATCCGGAAATCGGCGTAGTGATTTGTGATACGCCTTCTGGTGGTCATGACACGGTAATGCTCGACTATTCCGAGTGTGGCTCGGAGGGGGAACCTTCCATCGCGTACATCGATGAAGATCGCATCCCTCGGCGGGTAGCGCTTTCGTTTGACGAGTTCCTCGCGCGACTAGTTCCTTGCCTCGATCATTCACGTGCGCGCGCCGGCCTGATGGGGTTCGGTGGGGTGTCCGCTTAA
- a CDS encoding HNH endonuclease, with protein sequence MLAGKTPVLVHNCGGAVQGHPTTCDCANGATPKVRNGKLAGGIHPNTGVPFDANGFPDFSAWRHPQVPDVRIQLTGSRSKDFRLANEAAGLPSTPAGYTWHHHQDRGLMQLIDRRIHADTGHTGGFR encoded by the coding sequence GTGCTGGCGGGCAAGACGCCGGTGCTCGTTCACAATTGCGGTGGCGCTGTTCAGGGTCACCCCACAACATGCGATTGCGCTAATGGCGCCACGCCGAAGGTGCGCAACGGAAAGCTTGCTGGAGGTATTCATCCGAATACGGGTGTTCCGTTCGATGCCAACGGATTCCCTGATTTCTCTGCATGGCGTCACCCTCAGGTGCCCGACGTTCGAATTCAGCTCACTGGTAGCCGGTCGAAGGACTTCAGGCTAGCCAACGAGGCAGCCGGGCTACCTTCGACCCCGGCAGGCTACACGTGGCATCATCACCAAGATCGCGGTCTTATGCAGCTCATCGATAGGCGGATTCATGCCGACACCGGGCACACCGGAGGTTTCAGATGA
- a CDS encoding DUF7848 domain-containing protein yields MSPRAVYRHVAHTIRHAPEGGITYETFCTAPDCGAESGPRDEQEVAQDWALRHTGRTGHDLFRRVVTDHAKVTRAE; encoded by the coding sequence GTGAGCCCCCGCGCCGTCTACCGGCACGTCGCACACACCATCCGCCACGCGCCCGAAGGCGGCATCACCTACGAGACGTTCTGCACCGCGCCCGACTGCGGAGCCGAATCCGGCCCGCGCGATGAACAGGAAGTCGCACAGGACTGGGCACTCCGCCACACCGGACGCACCGGTCACGACCTCTTCAGACGCGTCGTCACCGACCACGCCAAGGTCACCCGAGCCGAGTAG
- a CDS encoding GntR family transcriptional regulator produces the protein MPSPKTFTKIADHFRERILSGELEPGAKLPTNREIAGQWQAAAATVSRALQALQVENFIRTTPRGTYVADDPRWTLSARDRLARVQRVKSFLAEGETSRVTAAELIIPPLYVAEIFDLESGDQVVRREWLAGRGKTRTVFAVTWYPAPFAALVPDLLNTAPGRNHGLSARVLEATGRTITHARDDMHARPADARESSALGLPVGSPILAGAHRWSDAEGIIEYGEWCLPPRFTIGYEYQP, from the coding sequence ATGCCCAGTCCCAAGACGTTCACGAAGATCGCGGATCACTTCCGGGAGCGCATCCTGTCGGGAGAGCTTGAGCCGGGCGCCAAGCTGCCGACGAACCGGGAGATCGCCGGGCAGTGGCAGGCCGCAGCGGCCACTGTCTCCCGGGCCTTGCAGGCCCTTCAGGTGGAGAACTTCATCCGCACCACCCCGCGCGGCACCTACGTCGCCGACGATCCTCGCTGGACGCTGTCGGCGCGGGACCGGCTGGCCCGGGTCCAGCGGGTGAAGTCGTTCCTGGCCGAGGGCGAGACGAGCCGGGTGACGGCGGCCGAGCTGATCATCCCGCCGCTGTATGTGGCGGAGATCTTCGACCTGGAATCCGGGGACCAAGTGGTTCGGCGCGAGTGGCTGGCCGGACGGGGCAAGACCCGGACCGTGTTCGCGGTGACCTGGTACCCGGCCCCGTTCGCCGCCCTCGTACCGGACCTGCTGAACACCGCCCCGGGCCGCAATCACGGACTCTCGGCCAGGGTTCTGGAAGCCACCGGGCGCACGATCACCCACGCCCGCGACGACATGCACGCCCGCCCCGCCGACGCCCGAGAGTCAAGCGCACTGGGGCTGCCGGTCGGCTCCCCGATCCTGGCCGGCGCCCACCGCTGGTCGGACGCGGAGGGGATCATCGAGTACGGGGAATGGTGCCTGCCGCCTCGATTCACCATCGGCTACGAGTACCAGCCCTGA
- a CDS encoding GntR family transcriptional regulator, which yields MTFERIADDLRQQIRDGELRPGQLLPTQSQLMQTYKASSLTVQKAIRLLRNEGWVIARQGRGTFVTRSADFEDAFEKVAGDLQQQIYSGTLAPGARLPAREVLAEHYAVPLNVVTNAIALLAGNFLLRYPGELPGDEVYVRDWDDHGFATQLTHGRLVHKIRDGSLARGATVTVDDVVDTIGGDPESADQALTFLTLEGRMKKAHQRNGSMAYVVVGGEFGTEVPVTVQPVAESDEPSAAPQKEFPAAAGVADLAYKLERALERIEELEERVERLEGRDAN from the coding sequence TTGACGTTCGAGCGCATCGCGGACGACCTGCGGCAGCAGATCCGGGACGGCGAACTGCGACCCGGCCAGCTCCTGCCGACCCAGAGCCAGCTCATGCAGACCTACAAGGCATCGAGCCTGACGGTGCAGAAGGCGATCCGGCTACTCAGGAACGAGGGCTGGGTCATCGCCCGCCAGGGGCGCGGCACGTTCGTCACGCGCTCGGCCGACTTCGAGGACGCCTTCGAGAAGGTCGCCGGCGACCTCCAACAGCAGATCTACTCCGGCACCCTGGCACCCGGCGCCAGGCTCCCGGCCCGCGAGGTCCTGGCGGAGCACTACGCGGTGCCACTCAACGTCGTCACCAACGCCATCGCCCTGCTGGCCGGCAACTTCCTCCTGCGCTACCCCGGCGAACTGCCCGGCGACGAGGTCTACGTACGCGACTGGGACGACCACGGCTTCGCCACCCAGCTCACCCACGGCCGCCTGGTCCACAAGATCAGGGACGGATCACTCGCCAGGGGAGCCACGGTCACCGTGGACGACGTGGTCGACACCATCGGCGGCGACCCGGAATCCGCCGACCAGGCCCTGACCTTCCTCACCCTGGAGGGCAGGATGAAGAAGGCCCACCAGCGCAATGGCTCGATGGCGTACGTCGTCGTGGGGGGCGAGTTCGGCACAGAGGTGCCCGTCACGGTGCAGCCGGTAGCCGAGTCGGACGAACCGTCGGCTGCCCCGCAGAAGGAGTTTCCGGCGGCGGCCGGAGTAGCGGATCTCGCCTACAAGCTGGAACGCGCCCTGGAGCGCATCGAGGAGCTGGAGGAGCGCGTCGAACGCCTCGAAGGCCGCGACGCCAACTGA
- a CDS encoding SCO3933 family regulatory protein has translation MPIDQTPALVILASESRPHFKDREGQQPAIDRATGAHLHLVDVMFAFNGRAEVITVKVPEPGLGKGLKVGLPVVFTGLVASAWENEINGKDRHGISLRADAITAKAGA, from the coding sequence ATGCCCATCGACCAGACTCCGGCCCTGGTGATCCTGGCCTCCGAGTCCCGCCCGCACTTCAAGGACCGCGAAGGTCAGCAGCCCGCGATCGACCGGGCCACCGGCGCCCACCTGCACCTGGTGGACGTGATGTTCGCCTTCAACGGCCGCGCCGAAGTGATCACCGTGAAAGTCCCGGAGCCGGGCCTGGGCAAGGGCCTGAAGGTCGGCCTGCCCGTCGTCTTCACCGGCCTGGTCGCCTCGGCCTGGGAGAACGAGATCAACGGCAAGGACCGCCACGGCATCTCCCTGCGCGCCGACGCCATCACCGCCAAGGCCGGTGCCTGA
- a CDS encoding FtsK/SpoIIIE domain-containing protein, giving the protein MTDSPLGLVLLTVVVLGLLGWAGFCFARWYRADAETRVSLRQARRMRWGWKRLAPMLDLAVRDATPTVLQQYGPQDQPTKPRVLVPRLRTRADAFGVTVTADALPQVGLSAWQDADEGLCDAWGMRRIRISQPKPGVIVARGFRREPLEAVIRSPLLGPDGSPVCRPGQFVSTDDVLLGWDEDGTPIVLNLAYSAHALIAGLTRSGKSITVNTLLAYASLMRDVRLIVIDPNLGAVAPWWRTAYKVSDAVHPDEPTEILRWVREEMQRRERLFWSGRTDRITEFSPELPLLLVVIDEVANYTRHPDRKARERFEAELLAIAGQGAKFGIRLWLLTQKPSADVLTTAVRTNLSARICHRVDTVEDFLHLFPDGRDLDITAADRTMPQGVSIASVGDMRTPVRLRSVYLPTEACWQINDLMCAEGLKVRELPDRVDLDKAA; this is encoded by the coding sequence ATGACCGACAGCCCCCTCGGCCTTGTGCTCCTGACCGTGGTCGTTCTCGGGCTGCTGGGCTGGGCAGGCTTCTGCTTCGCCCGCTGGTACCGGGCCGATGCCGAGACCCGGGTCAGCCTGCGGCAGGCGCGGCGGATGCGGTGGGGCTGGAAGCGGCTCGCCCCGATGCTCGACCTCGCGGTCAGGGACGCCACCCCGACCGTGCTCCAGCAGTACGGCCCGCAGGACCAACCGACCAAGCCGCGCGTGCTGGTGCCGCGCCTGCGCACCCGCGCCGACGCCTTCGGCGTCACCGTCACCGCCGATGCCCTGCCGCAGGTCGGATTGAGCGCCTGGCAGGACGCCGACGAGGGCCTGTGCGACGCCTGGGGCATGCGCCGCATCCGGATCAGCCAGCCCAAGCCCGGAGTGATCGTCGCGCGAGGCTTCCGCCGCGAGCCGCTGGAGGCGGTGATCCGCTCACCACTCCTCGGCCCCGACGGCTCCCCCGTCTGCCGACCGGGGCAGTTCGTCTCCACCGATGACGTGCTGCTCGGCTGGGACGAGGACGGCACCCCGATCGTGCTCAACCTCGCCTACTCCGCCCACGCCCTCATCGCCGGCCTCACCCGCTCCGGAAAATCGATCACCGTCAACACCCTGCTCGCCTACGCCTCCCTCATGCGGGACGTGCGGCTGATCGTGATCGACCCCAACCTCGGTGCGGTCGCGCCCTGGTGGCGTACCGCCTACAAGGTCTCCGACGCCGTCCACCCCGACGAGCCGACGGAGATCCTGCGCTGGGTGCGCGAGGAGATGCAGCGCCGGGAACGGCTGTTCTGGTCCGGCCGTACCGACCGCATCACCGAGTTCAGCCCCGAACTGCCGCTGCTGCTCGTGGTGATCGACGAGGTGGCGAACTACACCCGGCACCCCGACCGCAAGGCCCGCGAACGCTTCGAGGCCGAGCTGCTGGCCATCGCCGGCCAGGGAGCCAAGTTCGGTATCCGGCTGTGGCTGCTCACCCAGAAGCCCTCCGCCGACGTGCTCACCACCGCCGTACGCACCAACCTGTCCGCCCGGATCTGCCACCGCGTCGACACCGTCGAGGACTTCCTGCACCTCTTCCCCGACGGCCGGGACCTGGACATCACCGCCGCCGACCGCACCATGCCCCAGGGCGTGTCCATCGCCTCCGTCGGCGACATGCGCACCCCCGTCCGGCTGCGCTCGGTCTACCTGCCCACCGAAGCCTGCTGGCAGATCAACGATCTGATGTGCGCAGAAGGGCTCAAGGTCCGCGAGCTGCCCGACCGCGTCGACCTGGACAAGGCCGCGTGA